From a single Kitasatospora sp. NBC_00458 genomic region:
- a CDS encoding GlxA family transcriptional regulator, whose product MLAAGIASEVFDARGQGLPGFDFALCTDRPGQVRTDVGLPLLVGQGLDRLAAADLVIALPWADFRTPPAPAVLDALTAAHERGALVAGHCVGTFALAAAGLLDGLRATTHWRFAALLADRHPAVTVEPEALYIDEGRIITGAGAAAGFDLCLHLLRREHGAVTANAIARDLVLPSHRDGGQAQYLATPIPEDCQDERLADVLTWARENLHEPLPVAELARRALMSRRSFARRFNAATGTTPHAWLLGLRLSRAEELLETTDLPVEEVARLVGYGSAAVLRAQFVRRRGVPPRSYRRSFTRTP is encoded by the coding sequence ATGCTCGCGGCCGGTATCGCCTCCGAGGTTTTCGACGCCCGGGGCCAGGGCCTGCCCGGCTTCGACTTCGCCCTCTGCACCGACCGGCCGGGACAGGTCCGCACCGACGTCGGACTCCCGCTCCTGGTCGGGCAGGGCCTCGACCGGCTGGCCGCCGCCGACCTGGTGATCGCCCTGCCCTGGGCGGACTTCCGTACCCCGCCGGCCCCCGCCGTGCTCGACGCCCTGACCGCGGCGCACGAGCGCGGCGCCCTGGTCGCGGGGCACTGCGTGGGCACCTTCGCGCTCGCCGCGGCCGGGCTGCTCGACGGCCTGCGCGCCACCACCCACTGGCGCTTCGCCGCCCTGCTGGCCGACCGCCACCCGGCCGTCACCGTCGAACCCGAAGCCCTCTACATCGACGAGGGCCGGATCATCACCGGCGCGGGCGCCGCCGCCGGCTTCGACCTCTGCCTGCACCTGCTGCGCCGGGAGCACGGCGCCGTGACGGCCAACGCGATCGCCCGCGACCTGGTGCTGCCCTCCCACCGCGACGGTGGCCAGGCCCAGTACCTGGCCACCCCCATCCCCGAGGACTGCCAGGACGAACGGCTCGCCGACGTCCTCACCTGGGCCCGGGAGAACCTCCACGAACCGCTCCCCGTCGCGGAGTTGGCCCGCCGGGCCCTGATGAGCAGACGCTCCTTCGCGCGCCGCTTCAACGCCGCCACCGGGACCACCCCGCACGCCTGGCTGCTCGGACTGCGGCTCAGCCGCGCCGAGGAGCTCCTGGAGACCACCGACCTGCCGGTCGAGGAGGTCGCCCGCCTGGTCGGCTACGGCAGCGCCGCCGTCCTCCGCGCCCAGTTCGTCCGCCGCCGCGGAGTCCCCCCGCGCTCCTACCGCCGCTCCTTCACCCGCACCCCGTGA
- a CDS encoding response regulator transcription factor — protein sequence MIRLLLAEDQHVVRSALVALLELEPDLEVVAQAGSADDVVPRAMVFTPDVAVLDIEMPGRLDGLHAAAALKERLPGCRTLMLTSNGRPGLLRRALDAKVDGFLLKTAPPEDLVAAIRQVAGGGRVLDPGLAVAAWDLADNPLTPRENDVLRELAGGAEPPEIAARLHLSTGTVRNVLTAVVGKLDARNRTDAVRIAREAGWL from the coding sequence ATGATCAGACTCCTGCTGGCGGAGGACCAACACGTGGTGCGCAGCGCGCTGGTGGCGCTGCTGGAACTGGAGCCCGACCTGGAGGTCGTCGCGCAGGCCGGCTCCGCCGACGACGTGGTGCCGCGGGCGATGGTCTTCACCCCCGACGTCGCGGTGCTCGACATCGAGATGCCGGGGCGGCTGGACGGCCTGCACGCGGCCGCCGCGCTGAAGGAGAGGCTGCCCGGCTGCCGGACGCTGATGCTCACCTCGAACGGACGGCCCGGACTGCTCCGCAGGGCCCTGGACGCGAAGGTCGACGGCTTCCTGCTGAAGACCGCGCCGCCGGAGGACCTGGTGGCCGCGATCCGGCAGGTGGCGGGCGGTGGGCGGGTGCTCGACCCGGGGCTCGCCGTGGCGGCGTGGGACCTCGCCGACAACCCGCTGACGCCGCGGGAGAACGACGTGCTGCGGGAGCTGGCCGGGGGCGCCGAACCGCCGGAGATCGCGGCGCGGCTGCACCTCTCGACCGGGACCGTCCGCAACGTGCTGACCGCGGTCGTCGGCAAGCTCGACGCCCGGAACCGGACGGACGCGGTGCGCATCGCGCGCGAGGCCGGGTGGCTGTAG
- a CDS encoding sensor histidine kinase, which translates to MEGVSGGDVASRLSRALVVGVAAAVASVHFLKGLARVPAEPGAGLAVALACAVLVAAQLRHVSPGLRRIAPRTAPVVWTVAEAAVGWLAVVPLGVSIGLLCLPAASLLLERRRVPLVLLGGAAALTEAVRSGSARVTVDLVLILVIGAVMLYAVTTLALLAARVHAARITLAASAVTAERLRIASSLRSGLAEGLREVHGLALRDDPALLDTLIATARGTLAATRATAAELRSLSLAPEAASARALLTSAGIAADLRIGHSEPLGPAGTVLATVLREAVTAVVRVGDARHCEIATGERAGQVVLRVVSDGVPTAALGAEVLDGLADRVRAVGGSLTAGLEPDGRFAVEAAVAATPAPADSADPPELRTVLGLYVVVLATFCVKALLFIPAPLLGLGVPCLLLLCGLQFRFSSLDGSRPVRLLLLGSAALAFLPLPWFGRNWIGAVGILAGTLLTAPPLRAGLALAAAAAAAGGVITGAAIAGGTLGGDAAAGGGVARGLFAAVDVLISCVVVHGVLRLVRLVRELQRVGAGLARAAVVTERLRAARDLHDLLGHGLTAILLKAELARRLAAADPGRSRAELRDIVRLAERGETELRTVASDGLRLSFAAELASAAAVLEAAAITVEVDDEPVPEPAGAVLSVVLREAVTNVLRHSSARHVRIATSSDGGRVRLEVENDGVPDGVSAPGSGVGGLTVRLTAIGGTLAAGPDDGWYVLRAEVPQG; encoded by the coding sequence GTGGAGGGGGTCTCTGGCGGCGATGTCGCGTCGCGGCTGTCACGTGCGCTGGTGGTCGGGGTCGCCGCCGCCGTGGCCTCGGTGCATTTCCTGAAGGGGCTGGCACGGGTGCCGGCGGAGCCGGGTGCCGGGCTCGCCGTCGCCCTGGCGTGCGCGGTGCTGGTGGCGGCGCAGCTGCGTCACGTCTCGCCGGGGCTGCGGCGGATCGCCCCCCGGACGGCGCCGGTGGTCTGGACGGTCGCGGAGGCGGCCGTCGGCTGGCTGGCGGTCGTCCCGCTCGGCGTCTCGATCGGACTGCTGTGCCTGCCGGCCGCCTCACTGCTGCTGGAACGCCGGCGCGTGCCGCTGGTGCTGCTCGGGGGCGCCGCGGCGCTGACCGAGGCGGTGCGGTCGGGCAGTGCGCGCGTCACCGTCGACCTGGTGCTCATCCTGGTGATCGGCGCGGTCATGCTCTACGCCGTCACCACGCTCGCGCTGCTCGCGGCACGGGTGCACGCCGCGCGGATCACCCTGGCGGCCTCCGCGGTGACGGCCGAACGCCTGCGCATCGCGTCCAGCCTGCGGAGCGGCCTCGCCGAGGGCCTGCGGGAGGTGCACGGCCTGGCGCTCCGGGACGACCCGGCGCTGCTGGACACCCTCATCGCCACGGCGCGCGGGACCCTGGCGGCGACCCGCGCCACGGCGGCCGAGCTGCGCAGCCTCTCACTGGCGCCCGAGGCGGCCAGCGCCCGGGCCCTGCTGACCTCCGCCGGCATCGCCGCCGACCTCCGCATCGGGCACTCGGAGCCGCTCGGACCGGCCGGGACGGTGCTGGCGACGGTGCTGCGCGAGGCGGTCACCGCGGTCGTGCGGGTCGGTGACGCGCGGCACTGCGAGATCGCCACCGGCGAGCGGGCCGGCCAGGTGGTGCTGCGGGTGGTCAGCGACGGGGTGCCGACGGCCGCGCTCGGGGCCGAGGTGCTCGACGGCCTCGCCGACCGGGTCCGTGCGGTGGGCGGCTCGCTGACGGCGGGTCTGGAACCGGACGGGCGCTTCGCCGTCGAGGCGGCGGTCGCGGCCACCCCCGCGCCGGCGGACTCCGCCGATCCGCCCGAGCTGCGGACGGTGCTCGGCCTGTACGTCGTCGTCCTGGCCACCTTCTGCGTCAAGGCCCTGCTGTTCATCCCGGCGCCGCTGCTCGGACTCGGTGTTCCGTGCCTGCTGCTGCTCTGCGGACTCCAGTTCCGCTTCTCGTCGCTGGACGGCTCGCGCCCTGTCCGCCTGCTGCTGCTGGGCTCGGCGGCCCTCGCGTTCCTGCCGCTGCCGTGGTTCGGGCGGAACTGGATCGGCGCGGTCGGCATCCTCGCCGGCACGCTGCTGACCGCCCCGCCGCTCCGGGCCGGCCTGGCGCTCGCGGCCGCCGCGGCGGCGGCCGGCGGGGTGATCACGGGTGCGGCGATCGCCGGCGGCACGCTCGGCGGTGACGCGGCCGCCGGCGGGGGAGTGGCGCGGGGGCTGTTCGCCGCCGTCGACGTCCTGATCAGCTGCGTCGTCGTCCACGGGGTGCTGCGCCTGGTCCGGCTGGTGCGGGAGCTCCAGCGGGTGGGGGCGGGACTGGCCCGGGCGGCCGTGGTGACCGAGCGGCTGCGTGCCGCCCGCGACCTGCACGACCTGCTCGGCCACGGGCTGACCGCGATCCTGCTCAAGGCCGAACTGGCCCGGCGGCTGGCGGCCGCCGATCCCGGCCGCAGCCGGGCCGAGCTGCGGGACATCGTGCGCCTGGCCGAGCGCGGGGAGACCGAGCTGCGGACGGTGGCGAGCGACGGCCTGCGACTGTCGTTCGCCGCCGAACTGGCGTCCGCGGCGGCGGTCCTGGAGGCGGCCGCGATCACGGTGGAGGTCGACGACGAGCCGGTGCCGGAGCCGGCGGGGGCCGTGCTGAGCGTGGTGCTCCGGGAGGCCGTCACCAACGTCCTGCGGCACAGTTCGGCCCGCCACGTGCGGATCGCCACCTCGTCGGACGGGGGGCGGGTGCGGCTGGAGGTGGAGAACGACGGGGTGCCGGACGGCGTCAGCGCACCCGGCTCCGGGGTCGGCGGGCTGACCGTCCGCCTCACCGCCATCGGCGGCACCCTGGCGGCCGGTCCGGACGACGGCTGGTACGTGCTGCGCGCCGAGGTGCCGCAGGGCTGA
- a CDS encoding MBL fold metallo-hydrolase: MTDAPLGRSAVYTILTTGYTLSTGPGVAATVSYVTDGEHHVIVDPGMVAGRDRILGPLAELGLGPDDITDVVLSHHHPDNTMNVGLFGRARVHDHKAIYRDDQWTDRDAEGYELTPSLRLIRTPGHSVEDITLLAGTGSGVVAFVGDLWWRPNGPVEDPVAPDHDVLLTSRLRVLDAADVIVPGHGPAFPADDTAPR; this comes from the coding sequence ATGACAGACGCCCCGCTCGGCCGCAGCGCCGTGTACACGATCCTGACCACCGGCTACACCCTCTCCACCGGCCCCGGTGTCGCCGCCACCGTCTCCTACGTCACCGACGGGGAGCACCACGTGATCGTCGACCCCGGCATGGTGGCCGGCCGGGACCGGATCCTCGGCCCGCTCGCCGAGCTGGGGCTCGGCCCCGACGACATCACCGACGTGGTGCTCAGCCACCACCACCCGGACAACACCATGAACGTCGGCCTGTTCGGCCGGGCCCGCGTGCACGACCACAAGGCGATCTACCGGGACGACCAGTGGACCGACCGCGACGCCGAGGGCTACGAGCTCACCCCGTCCCTGCGGCTGATCCGCACCCCCGGGCACAGCGTCGAGGACATCACGCTGCTGGCGGGCACCGGCTCGGGCGTCGTCGCCTTCGTGGGCGACCTGTGGTGGCGGCCCAACGGCCCGGTGGAGGACCCGGTGGCGCCGGACCACGACGTGCTCCTGACCTCCCGGCTCCGGGTGCTGGACGCGGCGGACGTGATCGTGCCCGGCCACGGTCCGGCCTTCCCGGCCGACGACACCGCACCGCGCTGA
- a CDS encoding ABC transporter ATP-binding protein, translating into MSEAISLEAVSKVYGKGRGAVAALREVTVRLPKGGFTAVMGPSGSGKSTFLHCAAGLDRPSSGTVRLGDTDLSRLSETKLTELRRERAGFVFQSFNLISSLTVEQNITLPLRLAGRRADGARLAELVGRVGLQERTGHRPGQLSGGQQQRVAIARALVSDPEVLFADEPTGALDTMTAREVLTLLRQTVDELGQTIVMVTHDPVAASYADEVLFLADGRVADTMSGPTAAKVADRMIRLGAWNR; encoded by the coding sequence ATGAGCGAAGCGATCAGTCTGGAAGCCGTGAGCAAGGTCTACGGGAAGGGGCGGGGCGCCGTCGCCGCGCTGCGGGAGGTCACGGTGCGGCTGCCCAAGGGCGGGTTCACCGCCGTGATGGGGCCGTCCGGTTCGGGCAAGAGCACCTTCCTGCACTGCGCGGCCGGCCTCGACCGCCCGTCCTCCGGGACGGTCCGGTTGGGGGACACCGACCTGTCCCGGCTCAGCGAGACGAAGCTGACCGAACTGCGCCGGGAGCGTGCGGGGTTCGTGTTCCAGTCGTTCAACCTCATCTCCTCGCTGACCGTCGAGCAGAACATCACGCTGCCGCTGCGCCTCGCGGGCCGGCGGGCCGACGGCGCCCGACTGGCCGAACTGGTCGGACGGGTGGGGCTGCAGGAGCGGACCGGACACCGCCCGGGCCAGCTGTCCGGCGGTCAGCAGCAGCGCGTGGCCATCGCCAGGGCGCTGGTCTCGGACCCGGAGGTCCTCTTCGCCGACGAACCCACCGGCGCGCTCGACACCATGACCGCCCGTGAGGTCCTGACCCTGCTCCGGCAGACCGTCGACGAGCTCGGCCAGACCATCGTCATGGTCACCCACGACCCCGTCGCCGCGTCCTACGCCGACGAGGTCCTGTTCCTGGCCGACGGCCGGGTCGCCGACACGATGTCCGGACCGACCGCCGCCAAGGTCGCCGACCGCATGATCCGCCTGGGAGCGTGGAACCGATGA